One region of Alosa sapidissima isolate fAloSap1 chromosome 1, fAloSap1.pri, whole genome shotgun sequence genomic DNA includes:
- the LOC121714921 gene encoding high affinity immunoglobulin epsilon receptor subunit gamma-like produces MKVSEVIWVLSLYLHGVTANMDDGKLCYILDAILVLYGIVLTVLYCRLRMSPAPSGKSGDQAGAGEGIYQGLTPHAQDTYETIQVKKM; encoded by the exons ATGAAGGTGTCAGAAGTAATCTGGGTCTTATCCCTCTACCTCCATGGGGTTACTG CCAACATGGATGATGGTAAACTGTGTTACATTCTGGATGCGATCCTGGTCCTCTATGGAATTGTTCTGACAGTCCTCTACTGTCGActcagg ATGTCCCCAGCACCAAGTGGAAAATCAGGG GACCAGGCTGGAGCAGGCGAGGGCATCTATCAG GGTTTGACCCCCCATGCCCAGGACACCTATGAGACAATCCAGGTGAAGAAGATGTGA